GCTGGGGATCACCGTCGCCGTTGAAGAACCGTACCCTTCCAGAGACAATTACTCGCGTATTGTTTCTCGCCGCAAGGACGCGGACAAAGTAGGGCTTGTCAGGATTCTTAAGTTGAAAGTGATCCGTAATAAACTCTGAGCCCCAGAGGTCGGTTGGGGGTAACTCTTCCAGCAGATGATTGGACAAGCCCGCATTATTTGGTACCTGGGCCGAGCGGTTGCCACTGTAGACGGCAACCGGATGATTCGACGAAATGAGCGTCCCGGTTAAGTCTCCAGTTGGAGAGGTCGAGCGAAGTTGGTAGGTTTGACCAGATTGAAGCTGAACCGTGAATGGAACTCCCTGGAGCCTCTCACCACTAGCCCCTGCATCACAGCTTGGGGTGATAGTCAATGTGGTTGGTTCAACGGCTCCGCCACCATACGGGGCGACGACGGTTACAAATGAAGTCTGGCTGTATGAATCTCCCCACGCCATGACAATGTGGTCGAAGCCTAGCGATTGAACCGGGATAGCCGTATATGCCTCCGAGTTATGAACCGACTGAGTTACAGCTTGGATAGTCACAGCGACCGTTGTGGAGACATAGACCGAGTTCGGGCAAACCCCGTTGTCCTGTGTCACTTCAGTGAGTTGCGATGCGGTTTGCGGAACGTCCACAACGGCCCAGCCTGGTGTCAATGAAAAGGACTGTGGCGCATTTGTTCCAGCTTTGATAGTTCCTTGCGGATAGGGGGGAACGTCATCAGCATTGGGAGCCACTCGAACATACAGCTTCAGTTGCTTGTTGGGCAATGATTTGCTCTGAGGAAACGCTAACCAGAACTTTCTTCCTGTCGTACTTAGTCGTCTAGGTGCACCAGCACCACTGTCAAAGTTATACGATAGGATAAAGTAGTCAAACGCGGTGACGGCCTCATCGCCGTCAATGTCCGCATCTACCGGCGCGAACCCGTCTGCACCCACGGTCGTCCAATTCGGAGCGGTGCTGTCAATGTCGAAGTACTCGCTCAGAATGAAGTAGTCGAACACCGAGACCGTGTCGTCTCCGTCGATATCACCGTTTCGCAAGCTGAACTCAAATGGACCCGAGGTTCCGAACGTTCCGACAGGTACCCCTTCGATGGCTTCGGAGAGCCAATGCTTTCCCTTGACGCGGACGGTATACGTGCCTGGAACCACAGAAGCCCGAGGCGTAACATTCGAGAATCCTGTTGCGTTGAGTGCCGCATTGGCTGAGACTTCGCCGACCATTCCGTTTACGAAGGTCACCGTGACAGCCTGACCAGAGGGGCTCGGAAAGTCTTGGAGTTCAACTTGAATTTGGATCGCCGCCTGACTCACGGTTGCGACCAGCATCAAAAGTGACCCAATGAGCCATCGTCCCAACCCTCGGTCCAAACTGCTGCGCAAAGTTCCTAAAATTGCCAATTGCTTTCCTCGCCTTCTTACCGGCGTGCCATTTATCATACAGCACCTTGAGGGTTCCAGCCACGAGAGTTTTCAGAACTTTTTGTTAAGGTTTTCGGCGCGAGAATGGACGATCCCGGAATTTCCTGGAAACTGGAGTCACGACGGCTACGGGCGAAGCAAAGTCTGGCACCTCGACGACCGCCTGAGCGACCTCTTCCAACGCCTTTGGGCGAGCAATCACGTTCTTCTGCACGGCTGAGCCGCTCTTCATCTCGCCATCCGAAACCACGTTCACCTGCTTCTCGGCGATATTGACTTGGAGCGTTGGCCGCTGGAGCTTTCTGACTTGAGCCAGCGTCCGAACTGCCTGGTTCACCCGGTCGTTAGCCATGCAAGCAAGCCGCTCGTACCACAGGAGCTGGTCCATGCTCATGTTCTGGCTTGAGCCAATGACGAGCTCGTACCTTTGGCTGGGGTAACCGGACGCTTCTCAATTCAGTAAACTGCGCCTCACTCCGACTCGCTCGACCGCCCGCGTTACCGACAGCCCTTGCGAGACGAGGGCATTCACGGCGCCGTACACACATTCGTCCCGTGATAATTGCCCGTTACTGGTGAGATGTATTGCTCGCTCGTCCATTGCATCGTAGTATACACAACTTACGCAGCACTGTGTACTATAGAATGAACTTCCCAGGTATTTTGTGTTTATGCCCGATCGGACACCAATGGCGATCAAGCGATTGAGGGATCGCCTGCGCATGAACCAGGCGCAGTTGGCCGATTCAGTTGGGGCGACGCGCGACCAGATCGCAAACTATGAATCTGGGAGGTCGCAGGTTCCTGCTCGCATTCGCTCGAAACTCGAATCGCTGGGAATGGTGGTCGCTGAAGATGCAAACCCGTACAACGAACCGCCGCTCGTGGTCCGCGCGACACGTGCCCAGCTTCGGATTCTCGTCAACATTTTGGCGGACACATCCATTGATGACCAGACCAGGGCGCTAGCGAAAGCTGAACTAGAGCGTGCAATCGGGCTGATAGGGTTTTGAGTAATACTTGAAAAAGTGAGCAATCACCCTACACACAATTGCGTTTCGTTTCATGTTGTCTCCGTGGCTGTGTCGTCAGCCTTAGAGACATTATAGGCGAAGGTTGGACATTTGTAAAGGAGTTATTCGTACTTTTTTGAAATTTCTCTGATGACCTGTGCGGCGAGCGCCTTCGTTCTTGATGGTTCGGATTCTTCGAGGACGCTGAGCGCGAGTTCCCTAGCGATTTCCCCTAGCTGCGTGTGCTGAGGGGAATCAAGACCCATAGCGCGGGCGATACGTACCCAGGCTTGCGGGTCCTGTGGTCGATGCTTGCCAGTCAACCAGTGGGAAAGGCTTTGCTTTGACACTCCGAGCCGTGAGGCAACCCACGTGAAGTTAATTCCGCCAC
The sequence above is drawn from the Chthonomonas sp. genome and encodes:
- a CDS encoding helix-turn-helix transcriptional regulator; this encodes MPDRTPMAIKRLRDRLRMNQAQLADSVGATRDQIANYESGRSQVPARIRSKLESLGMVVAEDANPYNEPPLVVRATRAQLRILVNILADTSIDDQTRALAKAELERAIGLIGF
- a CDS encoding helix-turn-helix domain-containing protein, translated to MTPEEAERLVLRHAERGGINFTWVASRLGVSKQSLSHWLTGKHRPQDPQAWVRIARAMGLDSPQHTQLGEIARELALSVLEESEPSRTKALAAQVIREISKKYE